The window CGAAGATTACCATGTTGAATTGGCAATGCGTTATCAAACGCCATCTATCGCTACTGCACTTGCTAATTTAAAGGCAGGCCTTGTAGAAAGTATTCAGGTGATTCCGATGTTTCCGCAATATGCATCAGCAAGTACCGGTTCAGTTATGCAATTGGTAATGGAATTGGTAAGTAAATGGCAAACTATTCCACCAATATCATTCGTTAATTCTTTTCACGATAATGAATTAATGATTAAAGTTTTTGCTGAAAATGCTAAAAAGCATGATATAGCAAGTTTTGATCATATTCTATTTAGTTTCCATGGGTTGCCTGAGCGTCAATTATTAAAGTGCGACCATACCGGAAATTACTGCCTAAAACATTCTGATTGTTGTCAAACTTTTAATGATACCAATAAATTTTGCTATTCTGCGCAAGGACATGATACGGCTCAACTAATTGCAAAAGAATTAAATTTATCAAGAGAAAATTATACGGTTTGTTTCCAATCTCGTTTAGGAAAAGAGCCTTGGGTTCAGCCTTACACAACAGACGTTTTAAAGAAACTTGCAGCTGAAGGAAAAAAACGTCTGTTGGTTTTTAGTCCGGCTTTTGTTGCTGATTGTTTAGAAACGCTTTACGAAATTACAGTAGAATATCACGAAGAATTTAGAGCTTTGGGAGGAGAAGAAGTTCAGTTGGTCGAAAGTTTAAATGATAGTCCAATTTTTATTGAGGCACTTGCTGGCATGATAAATTAACAAAAAATGGCAAAGTTTATAATTTTAATGGGTGTTTCTGGAAGTGGCAAAACGGTTATTGGTAAAGCTTTAGCACAAGAAATAAATGCTGAATTTATTGATGGCGACAATTTGCATTCGCAGAGAAATGTTGATAAAATGGCCTCCGGAATTCCTTTGACTGATGCTGATCGTTTAGATTGGTTAAAGTTAATTGCGAAAGTAGGCCATGAAGAAGTTAAAAACGGAAGAACATGTATAATTGCCTGTTCCGCTTTAAAAAAATCTTATCGAAATATTTTAAGAACGGATAATGAATCGATTTTATTTGTTTATCTAAAAGGAAGCTTTGATTTAATTCATGATCGGATTGCCAAAAGGTCACATCAATATATGCCTTCGAGTTTGTTAAAAAGTCAATTCGAAACGCTAGAAGAACCAAAAGCCGATGAGCAAGATATTTTGGCAGTTTCTATAGATCAAAGTATTTTAGAAATTGTAAATGAAATTGCTAAATCTGATCTGATTTTGTAACCATAGAAATA is drawn from Pedobacter mucosus and contains these coding sequences:
- a CDS encoding gluconokinase, which gives rise to MAKFIILMGVSGSGKTVIGKALAQEINAEFIDGDNLHSQRNVDKMASGIPLTDADRLDWLKLIAKVGHEEVKNGRTCIIACSALKKSYRNILRTDNESILFVYLKGSFDLIHDRIAKRSHQYMPSSLLKSQFETLEEPKADEQDILAVSIDQSILEIVNEIAKSDLIL
- the hemH gene encoding ferrochelatase; this translates as MSKKGILLVNLGTPDSPAVPDVKKYLDQFLMDERVIDIPKFNRTLLVKGIIVPFRSPKTAKLYKEIWSEKGSPLLYYSRLQAKMLQEKLGEDYHVELAMRYQTPSIATALANLKAGLVESIQVIPMFPQYASASTGSVMQLVMELVSKWQTIPPISFVNSFHDNELMIKVFAENAKKHDIASFDHILFSFHGLPERQLLKCDHTGNYCLKHSDCCQTFNDTNKFCYSAQGHDTAQLIAKELNLSRENYTVCFQSRLGKEPWVQPYTTDVLKKLAAEGKKRLLVFSPAFVADCLETLYEITVEYHEEFRALGGEEVQLVESLNDSPIFIEALAGMIN